A genomic stretch from Komagataeibacter xylinus includes:
- a CDS encoding acyl-CoA dehydrogenase family protein, which translates to MNATPSPAPAQTKAALTDMAARFAQRAAAYDRSGEIATDNLDDVRAAGLLGLTIARADGGQGGGLRQIVEVIGTLAKGDPTTALIVGMHYLQHAVIARATNWPQAARKQVIDTALHEGALINALRVEPELGTPSRGGLPGTRITWVDGRARLNGRKIYSTGSTALRWGTVWAATDEPEPRVGQVLVDLTLPGVSIERSWNQMGMRATGSHTVVFDNVELPDTALVDLRKPEEWHTRDGSLVVGHVLAIACLYDGVARAARDWLITFLHERVPTALGKPLATLPRFHTLLGEIDALLMVNESLIETALTKAESGNYPPHEANLAKYVVTENAIKSVELGLAAIGNPALSQDNPLERHYRNVLCARIHTPQADVALATAGRMVLDTER; encoded by the coding sequence ATGAACGCAACGCCCTCCCCCGCCCCGGCACAGACCAAAGCCGCCCTGACGGACATGGCAGCCCGTTTTGCGCAGCGCGCGGCGGCTTATGACCGATCGGGGGAGATTGCAACCGATAACCTTGATGACGTGCGCGCGGCGGGCCTGCTGGGCCTGACCATAGCCCGCGCGGATGGCGGCCAGGGGGGCGGCCTGCGGCAGATAGTCGAGGTAATCGGCACGCTGGCGAAAGGCGACCCCACCACGGCGCTGATTGTTGGCATGCACTACCTGCAGCACGCCGTCATTGCCAGGGCCACCAACTGGCCTCAGGCTGCGCGCAAGCAGGTGATCGACACCGCCCTGCACGAAGGTGCGCTGATCAACGCGCTGCGGGTCGAGCCCGAACTGGGCACGCCCTCACGCGGGGGGCTGCCCGGCACGCGCATCACATGGGTTGATGGCAGGGCACGGCTGAACGGGCGCAAGATCTATTCCACGGGGTCCACCGCCCTGCGCTGGGGCACGGTCTGGGCCGCAACCGATGAGCCGGAGCCACGCGTGGGGCAGGTGCTCGTGGATCTGACCCTGCCCGGCGTGAGCATAGAGCGCAGCTGGAACCAGATGGGCATGCGCGCCACGGGCAGCCATACCGTCGTGTTCGATAATGTGGAACTGCCTGATACCGCGCTGGTGGACCTGCGCAAGCCCGAAGAATGGCACACGCGCGACGGCTCGCTTGTGGTGGGGCATGTGCTGGCCATTGCCTGCCTGTATGATGGCGTGGCCCGCGCTGCGCGGGACTGGCTGATCACCTTCCTGCATGAACGCGTGCCGACCGCGCTGGGCAAACCGCTGGCCACGCTGCCGCGCTTTCACACCCTGCTGGGCGAGATCGATGCCCTGCTGATGGTCAATGAAAGTTTGATCGAAACCGCGCTGACCAAGGCCGAAAGCGGTAACTACCCCCCGCATGAAGCCAACCTGGCCAAGTATGTGGTGACAGAAAACGCCATCAAGTCGGTTGAACTGGGCCTTGCCGCGATTGGCAACCCGGCCCTGAGCCAGGACAACCCGCTCGAGCGGCATTACCGCAATGTGCTCTGCGCGCGCATTCATACGCCCCAGGCCGATGTGGCGCTGGCTACCGCTGGGCGGATGGTGCTCGACACCGAGCGGTGA
- the ahpF gene encoding alkyl hydroperoxide reductase subunit F, with protein sequence MLQDAIKTQLKGYLASLAHPIVLEASLDDSPPSREMHELLHEVAALSDRVQVSEQGEATRRPSFVIRQAGAKAGSVSFAAIPMGHEFTSFVLAMLQVGGHAPKFSDDMVAQIRALPGQYNFETYVALSCQNCPDVVQALNAMSVINPNIHNVTIDGALFQDEVTARNIMSVPQVYLNGQLFETGRTDAGQILAKLDADAPKRAAAKLKDIAPFDVLIIGSGPAGASAAVYAARKGVRTGLVAERFGGQMMDTEGIENFISVPETTGPRLSAALEAHVRAYDVDVIPGEVATELFPAVHPGGLHGVALESGAILHARTVIVATGAHWRHLGVPGEEEYRNKGVAYCPHCDGPFYKGKRVAVAGGGNSGVEAAIDLAGIVAHVTLLQRGSHLKADKVLCDKLATLPNVTVLTEALTTRIEGNGRNVTGLTYRGGDGADHHVDLEGVFVQIGLLPNTDWLKDTVERNAFGEIVVNDHGATSVPGVFAAGDATTTPYKQIVIAIGDGAKAALSAFDYLIRVPAPVEKKVPA encoded by the coding sequence ATGTTGCAAGATGCCATCAAGACGCAGCTCAAGGGTTACCTCGCCAGCCTCGCGCACCCCATCGTGCTCGAAGCCTCGCTAGATGACAGCCCGCCCTCGCGTGAGATGCATGAACTGCTGCACGAGGTCGCCGCCCTTTCCGACAGGGTGCAGGTCAGCGAGCAGGGCGAGGCCACGCGCAGGCCTTCCTTTGTCATCAGACAGGCCGGGGCGAAGGCGGGGAGCGTGAGCTTCGCCGCCATTCCCATGGGCCATGAATTCACGTCTTTCGTGCTTGCCATGCTGCAGGTGGGCGGCCACGCGCCCAAATTCTCCGATGACATGGTGGCCCAGATCCGCGCCCTGCCAGGGCAGTACAATTTCGAGACCTATGTGGCGCTGTCATGCCAGAACTGCCCGGATGTGGTGCAGGCGCTCAACGCCATGAGTGTCATCAACCCCAACATCCACAATGTGACGATTGATGGCGCGCTGTTTCAGGATGAGGTGACGGCGCGCAACATCATGTCGGTGCCGCAGGTCTACCTCAATGGCCAGCTGTTCGAGACCGGCCGCACCGATGCGGGCCAGATCCTGGCGAAGCTTGATGCGGATGCGCCGAAACGTGCCGCGGCAAAACTGAAGGATATCGCGCCCTTTGACGTGCTGATCATCGGCAGTGGCCCGGCAGGGGCCTCGGCTGCGGTCTATGCGGCGCGCAAGGGCGTGCGCACCGGGCTGGTGGCCGAGCGTTTTGGCGGCCAGATGATGGATACCGAGGGCATCGAGAACTTCATCTCCGTGCCCGAGACAACCGGCCCCAGGCTCTCCGCAGCGCTGGAAGCCCATGTCCGTGCCTATGATGTCGATGTGATACCAGGCGAAGTCGCGACCGAACTCTTCCCTGCCGTTCATCCCGGCGGGCTGCATGGCGTGGCGCTGGAAAGTGGTGCGATCCTTCACGCCCGCACCGTCATCGTGGCCACCGGCGCGCACTGGCGCCACCTCGGCGTGCCGGGCGAGGAAGAATACCGCAACAAGGGCGTGGCCTACTGCCCGCATTGCGATGGCCCGTTCTACAAGGGCAAGCGCGTGGCGGTGGCAGGCGGCGGCAATAGCGGGGTGGAGGCGGCCATCGACCTTGCCGGTATCGTGGCGCACGTTACCCTGCTCCAGCGCGGCTCTCACCTCAAGGCGGACAAGGTGCTGTGCGACAAGCTCGCCACCCTGCCCAACGTGACCGTGCTGACCGAGGCGCTGACCACCCGCATCGAGGGCAATGGCCGCAACGTGACCGGCCTGACCTATCGCGGTGGCGACGGGGCGGATCATCATGTCGATCTTGAAGGGGTGTTCGTTCAGATCGGCCTGCTGCCCAATACGGACTGGCTGAAGGATACCGTGGAGCGCAACGCGTTTGGCGAGATCGTGGTCAATGACCATGGCGCGACCTCGGTGCCCGGCGTGTTTGCCGCAGGCGATGCCACCACCACGCCCTACAAGCAGATCGTCATTGCCATAGGCGATGGCGCCAAGGCGGCGCTGTCGGCATTTGACTACCTCATCCGCGTGCCAGCGCCGGTGGAGAAGAAGGTGCCAGCCTGA
- the ahpC gene encoding alkyl hydroperoxide reductase subunit C, with protein MARINDSLKPFATDAFHNGQFIKVTDADVKGKWSVFFFYPADFTFVCPTELEDLADNYAAFQKLGVEIYSVSTDKHFTHKAWHDTSPAISKIKYVMLGDPTGHIARNFDVYIEEAGVADRGAFLLDPEGKIQYIEITAGSVGRSAAELLSKIEAAQYVASHPGEVCPAKWKEGSETLTPSLDLVGKI; from the coding sequence ATGGCACGCATCAATGACTCGCTGAAACCGTTCGCGACCGACGCCTTCCATAACGGCCAGTTCATCAAGGTGACCGATGCCGACGTGAAGGGCAAATGGTCCGTCTTCTTCTTCTATCCGGCGGATTTTACCTTTGTCTGCCCGACGGAACTCGAAGACCTTGCAGATAATTACGCCGCCTTCCAGAAGCTGGGCGTGGAAATCTATTCGGTCTCGACCGACAAGCATTTCACCCACAAGGCGTGGCATGACACGTCACCCGCCATCAGCAAGATCAAATATGTCATGCTTGGCGACCCGACGGGCCACATTGCACGTAATTTTGATGTGTATATCGAGGAAGCCGGCGTGGCCGACCGTGGCGCGTTCCTGCTCGATCCCGAAGGCAAGATCCAGTACATCGAGATCACGGCAGGCAGCGTTGGCCGCAGCGCCGCCGAACTGCTCTCCAAGATCGAGGCGGCGCAGTATGTTGCCTCCCACCCTGGTGAAGTCTGCCCCGCGAAGTGGAAGGAAGGCAGCGAAACGCTGACCCCCTCGCTCGACCTCGTAGGCAAGATCTGA
- a CDS encoding hydrogen peroxide-inducible genes activator, which translates to MTYIPLSGLSLRDIEYVVAVDDLRNFSRAAERCGVSQGGLSEQVRKLEALLGVVLFERSRRHVAPTPDGARLIGMGREVLAAARAMIEAARVRTGQLEGLLRIGVIATLGPYYVPNLLPLLRRNYPQLQLRLTDSLTDIMLRMLRHDELDIVLAALPVSGEGFHSVPLFSEPFLAAFPAEHALAERKNLTMPDLKGPDLLLLEDGHCLRDQALALCGMSSNHEPERLAASLEMLWHMIGAGEGYSLIPRLALRNRSEWEGLITVQPIPAASRTIGLVWRASDPRGAAFADFATCLRNNTPEGCTSLPHFPAKTCLPPEPDMPQKD; encoded by the coding sequence ATGACCTACATTCCTCTCTCTGGCCTCTCGCTGCGTGATATCGAATATGTTGTGGCAGTAGACGATCTGCGCAACTTTTCACGCGCTGCAGAGCGGTGCGGCGTGAGCCAGGGCGGCCTGTCGGAGCAGGTGCGCAAGCTCGAGGCCCTGCTGGGCGTGGTCCTGTTCGAGCGTTCGCGCCGCCATGTCGCCCCTACGCCCGATGGCGCGCGGCTGATCGGCATGGGGCGCGAGGTGCTGGCTGCCGCCCGCGCCATGATCGAGGCCGCGCGCGTGCGCACTGGTCAGCTGGAGGGGCTGCTGCGCATTGGCGTGATTGCAACGCTCGGCCCCTATTACGTTCCCAACCTGCTGCCGCTGCTGCGCCGTAACTACCCGCAGTTGCAGTTGCGCCTGACCGACAGCCTGACCGACATCATGCTGCGCATGCTGCGCCATGATGAACTTGATATCGTGCTCGCGGCCCTGCCGGTCAGTGGCGAGGGCTTTCACAGCGTGCCGCTGTTCAGCGAGCCGTTTCTGGCCGCCTTCCCTGCCGAGCACGCGCTGGCCGAGCGCAAGAACCTGACCATGCCCGACCTGAAGGGGCCGGACCTGCTTTTGCTTGAAGACGGGCACTGCCTGCGTGACCAGGCGCTGGCCCTGTGCGGCATGTCATCAAACCACGAGCCCGAACGCCTGGCCGCAAGCCTTGAGATGTTGTGGCACATGATTGGCGCGGGCGAAGGTTATTCGCTCATTCCCCGCCTCGCCCTGCGCAACCGTAGCGAGTGGGAAGGACTGATCACGGTCCAGCCCATTCCCGCCGCAAGCCGCACGATCGGGCTGGTCTGGCGTGCATCTGACCCGCGCGGGGCCGCCTTTGCCGACTTCGCCACATGCCTGCGCAACAATACGCCCGAAGGCTGCACTTCGCTACCGCACTTCCCCGCAAAAACCTGCCTGCCCCCTGAGCCGGACATGCCGCAGAAGGACTGA
- a CDS encoding glucoamylase family protein has product MLCCTSAPPVWAATPAAPAQIAAPAPVRTSAPDTIMVNDLERRTFQWFWDAGDPHTGLVPDRYPSPQTLSSVASVGFALTAYGIGAERGYITRAQAVQRTLATLRYLMQSPQNDSPDKAAGYHGFYYHFLDKTTGLRFNRDIELSSIDTSLLMQGVLFAQAYYTRDTAPEHEIRTLADKLYERVDWQWMRRPDNRLSMGWSPEHQFIPNYWEGYSEGMMAYILALGAPTHGLEPASWQAWLATNNQRWGDYYGQTFLNFAPLFGHQYTHAWIDFRGLHDAWTREKQIDYFENSRRAVYAQQAYAIANPGKWQGYSATMWGLTACDGPGDTTQQIDGQARHFLSYSARGAGRDYTQDDGTIAPTAAAGSIAFAPEIVLPTLRDMKARYGQQIYGRYGFVDAFNPSFHDGKTFWTDHEYLGIDQGPILLMIENWRSGLVWNVMKRSPYIRTGLERAGFEGGWLPAPPVTATAPQPTAQPAAMDGAHASAVLPAAPHPS; this is encoded by the coding sequence ATGCTGTGCTGCACATCCGCTCCGCCCGTATGGGCCGCAACACCCGCGGCGCCTGCACAGATCGCAGCCCCCGCTCCCGTCAGGACCAGTGCGCCCGACACCATCATGGTCAATGACCTCGAGCGGCGCACCTTCCAGTGGTTCTGGGATGCAGGCGACCCGCATACCGGCCTTGTGCCCGACCGCTACCCCTCGCCCCAGACCCTGAGCAGCGTGGCGTCCGTGGGCTTTGCGCTCACCGCCTATGGCATCGGGGCCGAGCGTGGCTATATCACCCGTGCGCAGGCGGTGCAGCGTACACTCGCAACCCTGCGCTACCTGATGCAGAGCCCGCAGAATGACAGCCCGGACAAGGCCGCCGGTTATCATGGCTTCTATTACCACTTCCTCGATAAAACGACCGGCCTGCGCTTCAACCGTGATATCGAACTCTCCAGCATCGATACATCGCTGCTCATGCAGGGCGTGCTGTTTGCGCAGGCCTATTACACCCGCGACACGGCCCCCGAGCATGAAATCCGCACCCTGGCGGACAAACTGTACGAACGCGTGGACTGGCAGTGGATGCGCAGGCCCGATAACCGGCTGAGCATGGGCTGGAGCCCCGAGCACCAGTTCATTCCCAATTACTGGGAAGGCTACAGCGAGGGGATGATGGCCTATATCCTTGCCCTCGGCGCACCAACCCACGGGCTGGAACCCGCATCATGGCAGGCCTGGCTTGCTACCAACAACCAGCGCTGGGGCGATTATTACGGCCAGACCTTCCTCAACTTCGCGCCGCTTTTTGGCCACCAGTACACCCATGCATGGATTGATTTTCGCGGATTGCATGATGCCTGGACGCGCGAGAAGCAGATCGATTACTTCGAGAACAGTCGCCGCGCGGTCTATGCCCAGCAGGCCTATGCCATTGCCAACCCCGGCAAATGGCAGGGCTACAGCGCCACGATGTGGGGCCTGACCGCATGTGATGGCCCAGGCGACACCACGCAGCAGATCGACGGGCAGGCGCGACATTTCCTGTCCTATTCCGCCCGTGGCGCGGGGCGTGACTATACGCAGGATGACGGCACCATTGCGCCGACTGCCGCGGCCGGTTCCATCGCATTTGCGCCCGAGATCGTGCTGCCCACCCTGCGCGACATGAAGGCGCGGTATGGCCAGCAGATTTATGGCCGGTACGGCTTTGTGGATGCGTTCAACCCCAGCTTTCACGATGGCAAAACATTCTGGACCGACCATGAATATCTTGGCATCGACCAGGGGCCGATCCTGCTCATGATTGAAAACTGGCGCAGCGGGCTGGTGTGGAACGTGATGAAGCGCAGCCCCTATATCCGCACAGGACTTGAACGTGCGGGTTTCGAGGGCGGCTGGCTGCCTGCGCCCCCCGTTACCGCAACCGCCCCACAGCCCACGGCACAGCCCGCAGCGATGGACGGCGCGCATGCCAGCGCCGTGCTGCCTGCGGCACCCCATCCCTCATAA
- a CDS encoding RcnB family protein, translated as MKKQSFLALGAACLLGFATSAQAQPFGGPQGPGPGGVSGFAGHEGPHAGPEQHGPGQRSPARGPQHRPAPHGGPDHRMAGPGGNRDGGWHDNNPDMNRVWHQGERYDGPRNSRWIVNDWQSHRGLSAPPSGYQWMRYGNQYLLTAITSGVIAGVVSATLGGGMR; from the coding sequence ATGAAAAAACAATCTTTTCTGGCGCTTGGCGCAGCATGCCTTCTGGGCTTTGCAACATCGGCCCAGGCCCAGCCCTTTGGTGGACCGCAGGGACCCGGTCCGGGTGGCGTAAGTGGCTTCGCTGGCCATGAAGGCCCGCATGCAGGCCCCGAGCAGCACGGTCCCGGTCAGCGTAGTCCTGCCCGCGGCCCGCAGCATCGCCCTGCCCCGCATGGTGGTCCCGATCACCGCATGGCAGGCCCTGGCGGCAACCGTGATGGCGGCTGGCATGACAACAATCCGGACATGAACCGCGTGTGGCATCAGGGCGAGCGTTATGATGGTCCGCGCAACAGCCGCTGGATTGTCAATGACTGGCAGAGCCACCGTGGCCTTTCCGCCCCGCCATCAGGCTACCAGTGGATGCGCTATGGCAACCAGTACCTGCTGACGGCCATCACCTCCGGCGTGATCGCGGGCGTGGTCAGCGCGACGCTGGGCGGTGGCATGCGCTGA
- a CDS encoding hemolysin family protein — MVLFFSGLIALVLLVALNIFISLSEISFAAARDARLRSRAEAGDERAVAFLKLRRNSGQVMTVLQICLNGVGVLGGMISSQMLSPSLTHGFTQWGLSEATAGTLASVLGFMLVTGLFVLFADLLPKRIAMNAPDKIALAVGWFPALALRLLFPIVWVFSKVSDAILRALRIPAASAVEPVTPEDLRAILAAGTASGVLLEQEHQMIQNVLGLQDRSITSAMTPRDEIVFLDLQETTGMQKAKVRAKPYSRYPLCNGGLDNVVGSIRAEDVLAAVVDRDPDSLAPPVPKSGPSAENPIFQVRRDVLSVPETINLWDTLAQFDIHGVGFALVVNEYGLVVGLITFKDIMGALMGGVANPFEEQLIVRRDANSWLIDGAASIGDVRRELDASDLDEAGPFDTIGGFIMHRLRRMARKADRVDTMGFRFEVVDVEGFRINQLLVTRLNG, encoded by the coding sequence GTGGTTCTGTTTTTTTCTGGCCTGATTGCGCTTGTGCTTCTGGTCGCACTCAACATATTTATTTCGCTATCGGAAATATCATTTGCTGCCGCCCGTGATGCCCGCCTGCGCTCCCGCGCCGAAGCGGGAGATGAACGGGCTGTCGCCTTCCTGAAATTGCGCCGCAACAGCGGGCAGGTCATGACCGTGCTCCAGATCTGCCTCAATGGCGTGGGCGTGCTTGGCGGCATGATCAGTTCGCAGATGCTCTCGCCCTCGCTCACGCATGGCTTTACGCAGTGGGGCCTGAGCGAGGCCACGGCCGGAACGCTGGCCTCCGTGCTGGGGTTCATGCTGGTTACCGGCCTGTTCGTGCTGTTTGCCGATCTGCTGCCCAAGCGTATCGCCATGAATGCGCCTGACAAGATCGCGCTGGCCGTGGGGTGGTTTCCCGCCCTGGCGTTGCGGCTGCTTTTTCCCATCGTGTGGGTGTTTTCCAAGGTGTCTGACGCGATCCTGCGCGCGCTGCGCATTCCGGCGGCCTCTGCGGTGGAACCCGTAACACCTGAAGACCTGCGGGCCATTCTTGCCGCCGGCACCGCCTCGGGCGTGCTGCTCGAGCAGGAGCACCAGATGATCCAGAACGTGCTCGGGCTGCAGGACCGCTCCATTACCTCCGCCATGACCCCGCGTGACGAGATCGTATTCCTCGACCTGCAGGAAACCACCGGGATGCAGAAGGCCAAGGTGCGCGCCAAGCCTTATTCCCGCTATCCTTTATGCAATGGCGGGCTGGACAACGTGGTAGGCTCCATCCGGGCGGAAGACGTACTGGCTGCCGTGGTGGACCGCGACCCTGACAGCCTGGCGCCACCCGTGCCCAAGAGCGGCCCGTCGGCCGAGAACCCGATTTTTCAGGTGCGCCGTGATGTGCTCTCGGTGCCCGAGACCATTAATCTGTGGGATACGCTGGCCCAGTTCGACATTCACGGCGTGGGCTTTGCGCTGGTGGTGAATGAATACGGGCTGGTCGTGGGGCTGATTACCTTCAAGGATATCATGGGCGCACTGATGGGGGGCGTGGCCAACCCGTTCGAGGAGCAGCTGATTGTGCGGCGTGATGCCAATTCATGGCTGATTGACGGCGCGGCCTCGATCGGGGATGTGCGGCGTGAACTTGATGCCAGCGATCTTGATGAAGCAGGGCCGTTCGATACGATCGGCGGCTTCATCATGCACCGCCTGCGCCGCATGGCCCGCAAGGCGGACCGGGTGGATACGATGGGCTTCCGCTTTGAAGTGGTTGACGTGGAAGGTTTTCGCATCAACCAGCTACTTGTTACCCGCCTGAACGGGTAG
- a CDS encoding IS5-like element IS1031A family transposase, whose product MVTWTGIARREHSREGLRYPSDMMDGEWALIMPFVPPAKRGGRPRTTDMREVVNAMLYIASAGCAWRLLPKCFPPVSTVRRYFYAWRDTGLFEVMNTVLVMSLREIEGREASPSAGVIDSQSVKTTESGGLSGYDAGKKVKGRKRHIVTDTCGFLIFLLVHAADIQDRDGAVDVLAAIRRRFPWLRHIFADGGYAGEKLRSALASMGKWTVEIIRRSDTVKGFQILPRRWVVERTFAWLGRCRRLAKDWEQSIASSTAWTLIASIRMLTRRTARHCQA is encoded by the coding sequence ATGGTGACATGGACTGGTATTGCCCGACGTGAACATAGCCGGGAAGGACTGCGATATCCATCGGATATGATGGACGGGGAATGGGCTTTGATCATGCCATTTGTGCCCCCTGCGAAACGGGGCGGTCGCCCTCGCACGACGGATATGCGCGAGGTGGTCAATGCGATGCTCTACATAGCCTCGGCCGGGTGCGCGTGGCGCCTGCTGCCGAAATGCTTTCCGCCGGTCTCGACTGTCAGGCGCTATTTCTACGCCTGGCGTGATACCGGGCTGTTCGAGGTCATGAATACGGTGCTGGTCATGAGCCTGCGCGAGATCGAGGGGCGTGAAGCCTCCCCGAGCGCGGGCGTGATTGACAGCCAGTCGGTGAAAACTACGGAAAGCGGCGGGCTTTCGGGCTATGACGCGGGCAAGAAGGTCAAGGGCCGCAAGCGCCATATCGTGACTGATACCTGCGGCTTCCTGATCTTTCTCCTCGTTCATGCCGCCGATATCCAGGATCGTGATGGGGCCGTTGATGTCCTGGCGGCAATACGCAGGCGCTTTCCCTGGCTGCGCCACATCTTCGCTGATGGCGGCTATGCTGGCGAGAAATTGCGATCCGCGCTCGCCTCCATGGGAAAATGGACGGTCGAAATCATCAGGCGGTCCGATACGGTGAAAGGCTTTCAGATCCTGCCGCGCCGCTGGGTGGTTGAACGGACATTCGCCTGGCTGGGACGGTGCAGGCGGCTCGCCAAAGATTGGGAACAATCCATTGCGTCCTCAACCGCATGGACATTGATCGCCTCGATCCGCATGCTCACACGACGGACAGCAAGGCATTGTCAAGCTTGA
- a CDS encoding NAD-dependent succinate-semialdehyde dehydrogenase: MAYRTINPFTNETLATFPDLTDAELAQKLDCAQATYRQWSKQPFSARAAIVGRAAQLLRQNNDHYARLLTLEMGKLYRESLAEVELSADILQYYADHAEEFLAPQKLTEKSGRGDNAMLVSQPLGIVFAIEPWNFPYYQLARVVGPQFMAGNVVVVKHASNVPQSAAAFEQLFRDAGAPEGLYTNLYATRDQLGQIIADDRVIGVALTGSEGAGAIVAAQAGKALKKTTMELGGSDAFIVLDDADMEKAVKWAVWGRMNNGGQCCVASKRIIVADSIADEFLDRFQTALAKLVPGDPMDEKSGVPPLSSQGAADQLNDQVALAVKHGAIAIRVGEAPPETGAFVQTTILTGVTPENPIFHQELFGPVAMFFRVRDDEEAIQLANDNPYGLGGSVFTSDTARGVRVAEQIETGMVYINHPTWTTCDLPFGGVKRSGFGRELSSLGIQEFVNKKLIDVVPIDAAP, encoded by the coding sequence ATGGCCTACAGGACCATCAATCCGTTTACCAACGAGACCCTCGCGACATTCCCTGACCTGACAGATGCTGAACTGGCGCAGAAGCTCGATTGCGCCCAGGCGACCTACCGGCAGTGGTCGAAACAGCCCTTCAGCGCACGGGCGGCCATTGTGGGGCGCGCGGCGCAGTTACTGCGCCAGAATAACGACCATTACGCCCGCCTGCTCACACTCGAGATGGGCAAGCTCTACCGTGAGAGTCTGGCGGAAGTCGAACTCTCGGCCGATATCCTGCAATATTACGCCGATCATGCCGAGGAATTCCTCGCTCCGCAGAAACTGACCGAAAAAAGTGGCCGGGGCGACAATGCCATGCTGGTCAGCCAGCCGCTGGGCATCGTGTTTGCCATCGAGCCATGGAACTTCCCTTACTACCAGCTTGCCCGCGTGGTCGGGCCGCAGTTCATGGCGGGCAACGTGGTGGTGGTCAAGCATGCCTCCAACGTGCCGCAATCGGCTGCCGCCTTCGAGCAGCTCTTCCGGGACGCTGGCGCGCCGGAAGGGCTGTACACCAATCTCTACGCCACGCGTGACCAGTTGGGCCAGATCATTGCCGATGACCGGGTGATTGGCGTGGCGCTGACCGGCAGCGAGGGGGCAGGGGCCATCGTGGCGGCGCAGGCGGGCAAGGCGCTCAAGAAAACCACCATGGAACTTGGCGGGAGCGATGCCTTTATCGTGCTGGATGACGCCGATATGGAAAAAGCTGTCAAATGGGCGGTGTGGGGGCGCATGAACAATGGCGGGCAGTGCTGTGTCGCCTCCAAGCGCATCATCGTGGCGGACTCGATTGCAGATGAATTCCTCGACCGGTTCCAGACAGCTCTGGCCAAACTCGTGCCCGGTGACCCGATGGATGAGAAAAGCGGCGTTCCACCCCTTTCATCGCAGGGCGCGGCTGACCAGCTGAACGATCAGGTCGCCCTTGCGGTCAAGCACGGTGCGATCGCCATCCGCGTGGGCGAGGCCCCGCCCGAGACCGGTGCGTTCGTGCAGACAACCATCCTGACCGGCGTCACGCCGGAGAACCCGATCTTTCATCAGGAACTGTTCGGCCCCGTGGCCATGTTCTTCCGGGTGCGCGATGATGAGGAAGCCATACAGCTTGCCAATGACAATCCGTACGGGCTTGGCGGGTCAGTCTTTACCAGCGATACCGCGCGGGGCGTGCGGGTGGCTGAGCAGATCGAGACCGGCATGGTCTATATCAACCACCCCACATGGACCACATGCGACCTGCCATTTGGCGGGGTCAAGCGCTCGGGGTTCGGGCGGGAGCTGTCCTCGCTCGGCATTCAGGAATTCGTCAACAAGAAGCTGATTGACGTGGTGCCGATCGATGCGGCCCCGTAA